A stretch of Elusimicrobiota bacterium DNA encodes these proteins:
- the lpxB gene encoding lipid-A-disaccharide synthase produces the protein MAGDPSGDLHASNLIKALKRLDPSVRVAAVGGPLCRSVADEFLEDLTSKGVTGFIEPALKIPFLLKLASRLSAFIERRRPAALICVDYYGFNRRILPYAKAAGVPAFYFVSPQVWASRPGRIKVLKRLVDRMLVIFPFEEKLYRDAGVPADFVGHPLLDLIPEPRPREEGTNLIGLLPGSRSSEIRRHLPVFLEAFRLLRLKNRFLEARLFAAASQADSAYGRLPDGVKLVREQDYSQRGRLDLAICSSGTATLENALLGVPMVVVYKLSWPTYAIARALVKVKHIAMANLLAGRTIVPELIQRDATATRVFLEASALLDDPVKAAATRAELLKVRRSLGTPGAADRAAAAVLAGAAKEAAR, from the coding sequence GTGGCGGGGGACCCTTCCGGGGACCTCCACGCCTCGAACCTGATCAAGGCGCTCAAGCGCCTGGATCCGTCCGTCCGCGTCGCCGCGGTCGGCGGCCCGCTGTGCCGCTCCGTCGCGGACGAGTTCCTCGAGGACCTCACCTCGAAGGGCGTCACCGGCTTCATCGAGCCCGCCCTCAAGATCCCCTTCCTCCTGAAGCTCGCCTCGCGCCTGAGCGCCTTCATCGAGCGGCGCCGTCCGGCCGCCCTGATCTGCGTGGACTACTACGGCTTCAACCGGCGCATCCTCCCGTACGCCAAGGCGGCCGGCGTCCCCGCCTTCTATTTCGTCAGCCCGCAGGTGTGGGCCTCCCGTCCGGGGCGGATCAAGGTGCTCAAGCGCCTGGTCGACAGGATGCTGGTCATCTTCCCGTTCGAGGAGAAGCTGTACCGCGACGCCGGCGTCCCCGCCGACTTCGTCGGCCACCCGCTGCTCGACCTGATCCCCGAGCCGAGGCCCCGGGAGGAGGGGACGAACCTCATCGGCCTCCTGCCCGGAAGCCGTTCCTCCGAGATCCGGCGGCATCTGCCCGTCTTCCTCGAGGCCTTCCGCCTGCTGCGCCTGAAGAACCGCTTCCTGGAGGCCCGCCTGTTCGCCGCCGCCTCGCAGGCCGACTCGGCGTACGGCCGGCTGCCCGACGGCGTCAAGCTCGTGCGCGAGCAGGATTATTCCCAGCGAGGACGTCTCGACCTGGCGATCTGCTCCTCGGGCACCGCGACGCTCGAGAACGCGCTGCTGGGCGTCCCCATGGTCGTCGTCTACAAGCTCTCCTGGCCGACCTACGCGATCGCCCGGGCCTTGGTGAAGGTCAAGCACATCGCCATGGCCAACCTGCTCGCGGGCAGGACCATCGTGCCCGAGCTGATCCAGCGCGACGCCACCGCGACGCGCGTCTTCCTCGAGGCGTCGGCCCTGCTCGACGATCCGGTCAAGGCCGCCGCGACGCGCGCCGAGCTGCTCAAGGTCCGCCGCTCGCTGGGAACCCCCGGCGCCGCCGACCGCGCCGCGGCCGCCGTCCTCGCCGGCGCGGCGAAGGAGGCCGCGCGATGA
- a CDS encoding ABC transporter ATP-binding protein produces the protein MSIRRRLLRYVKPYLGRFGWACVAMMAVSAVNGLGILLLKPIVDEVFIAKDLRMLALAVAGVPLLVALKAAASYVQNYLMSWIGQRVSQQIREDLFRHLHLLPLEYYSGLRGSDVLSRVTGDLTLAQSALTTLPVYLIRDSLTVLFLVASLFRLDWRFAALTILGSPLSLAALLVLSRKMRESSRQSQIAVDRLHHRFQESVQGMMTVKAFNYETGATEKFQEENESFFQPMMRYLRATALMNPLLELGASVMVAAVIWFGGREVISGRMTPGAFFAFMGAMLAAYAPIKNLARVNAEGQRAWASAERLFQILDEKTALPRKRMPAFKHLASTVRLEGVGFRYPGARGWALRGLDLEIPKGARTAIVGPNGCGKTTITKLLLRLHDPLEGRITFDGVDARELDASSIRARVGLVSADAVLFNDTVFQNLALGRKVVTLSEVEAAVKAVGAEEFVTALPEGYQTTLGDWGFSLSFGQRQKLAIARMLLKDPEIVVLDEATAHLDGSSREEVLSVLGTALAGRTVVTIAHDLASVAPSDKIFVLNNGGLAESGTHAELMANRGLYRRLFELQSAARDSAEAP, from the coding sequence ATGAGCATCCGCCGCCGGCTGCTGCGCTACGTGAAGCCCTATCTCGGCCGCTTCGGCTGGGCCTGCGTCGCGATGATGGCCGTCTCGGCGGTCAACGGCCTGGGCATCCTCCTGCTCAAGCCGATCGTCGACGAGGTCTTCATCGCCAAGGACCTGCGCATGCTGGCGCTCGCCGTCGCCGGCGTGCCGCTGCTCGTGGCGCTGAAGGCCGCGGCCTCGTACGTCCAGAACTACCTGATGAGCTGGATCGGCCAGCGCGTGAGCCAGCAGATCCGCGAGGACCTGTTCCGGCACCTGCACCTCCTGCCGCTCGAGTACTACTCCGGCCTGCGCGGCTCGGACGTGCTGTCGCGCGTGACCGGGGACCTGACGCTCGCCCAGAGCGCGCTGACGACCTTGCCCGTCTACCTCATCCGCGACAGCCTGACCGTGCTGTTCCTCGTCGCGTCCCTGTTCCGGCTCGACTGGCGCTTCGCCGCGCTGACCATCCTCGGCTCCCCCCTGTCGCTGGCCGCGCTGCTGGTGCTCTCGCGCAAGATGCGGGAGTCCAGCCGCCAGTCGCAGATCGCCGTCGACCGCCTGCACCACCGCTTCCAGGAGAGCGTGCAGGGCATGATGACGGTGAAGGCCTTCAACTACGAGACCGGCGCCACGGAGAAGTTCCAGGAGGAGAACGAGTCCTTCTTCCAGCCGATGATGCGCTACCTGCGCGCCACCGCGCTGATGAACCCCCTGCTCGAGCTCGGCGCCTCGGTCATGGTCGCCGCCGTGATCTGGTTCGGCGGCCGCGAGGTGATCAGCGGGCGCATGACACCCGGCGCCTTCTTCGCCTTCATGGGCGCCATGCTCGCCGCCTACGCGCCGATCAAGAACCTCGCGCGCGTCAACGCCGAGGGCCAGCGCGCCTGGGCCTCGGCCGAGCGGCTGTTCCAGATCCTCGACGAGAAGACGGCGCTGCCCCGCAAGCGCATGCCGGCCTTCAAGCACCTCGCCTCCACCGTCCGCCTCGAGGGCGTCGGCTTCCGCTACCCCGGCGCGCGAGGCTGGGCCCTGCGCGGGCTCGACCTCGAGATCCCGAAGGGCGCACGCACGGCGATCGTCGGCCCGAACGGCTGCGGCAAGACGACGATCACCAAGCTCCTGCTGCGCCTGCACGACCCGCTCGAGGGGCGCATCACCTTCGACGGGGTCGACGCCCGCGAGCTCGACGCGTCCTCGATCCGCGCCCGCGTCGGGCTTGTCTCCGCCGACGCGGTGCTCTTCAACGACACCGTCTTCCAGAACCTGGCGCTCGGGCGCAAGGTCGTGACGCTCTCCGAGGTCGAGGCGGCGGTGAAGGCGGTCGGCGCCGAGGAGTTCGTGACCGCGCTGCCCGAGGGCTACCAGACGACGCTCGGCGACTGGGGCTTCTCGCTGTCCTTCGGCCAACGGCAGAAGCTGGCGATCGCGCGCATGCTCCTCAAGGACCCCGAGATCGTCGTCCTCGACGAGGCGACCGCGCATCTCGACGGCTCCTCCCGCGAGGAGGTCCTCTCCGTGCTCGGGACCGCGCTCGCCGGACGCACCGTCGTCACGATCGCCCACGACCTCGCCTCGGTCGCTCCGTCGGACAAGATCTTCGTGCTGAACAACGGGGGCCTGGCCGAGTCCGGCACCCACGCCGAGCTCATGGCGAACCGGGGCCTGTACCGCCGGTTGTTCGAGCTCCAAAGCGCCGCGCGCGACTCGGCCGAGGCCCCGTGA
- a CDS encoding bifunctional (p)ppGpp synthetase/guanosine-3',5'-bis(diphosphate) 3'-pyrophosphohydrolase encodes MIAKEELLARFTAYSPHVDPTALELAWDFAEKVHSHQARASGEHYLTHCVAVAESLIEWRMDLPSVCAGLLHDTIEDTATTEMQLRAEFGEEIAMLVMGVTKLDALKFESRDEAQAENWRKMLLATAQDIRVIVVKLADRLHNMKTLNFLKREKQERIAAETMALYAPLAHRLGMFKLKGELEDLAFRYLYPEEHLELSQKVAALVAGSEKNLTETRAAIEKVLAGTNIPCRILARSKTLWSIYGKMGRQQKPFEEIQDALGVRLITDTVANCYALLGIIHTNFKPVAGSFTDYISTPKLNLYRSLHTTIVSPTGELVEIQIRTEEMHRSSEYGIAAHWRYKTGESARDAHMEEKLNWLRQWMEWLQDLNSPREFLDSLKTDLEFDQVFVFTPAGEVKVLPAGATPLDFAFAVHTQVGMACVGAQVNNKMVKLDMALKSGDICKIITKKGSMPKKDWLNYVKTARARSKLRHYLREQGIVA; translated from the coding sequence GTGATAGCGAAAGAAGAACTGCTCGCGAGATTCACCGCGTATTCCCCCCACGTGGACCCGACCGCGCTCGAGCTCGCCTGGGACTTCGCGGAGAAGGTGCACTCCCACCAGGCCCGCGCCTCCGGCGAGCACTACCTGACGCACTGCGTCGCCGTCGCCGAGTCGCTGATCGAGTGGCGCATGGACCTGCCCTCCGTCTGCGCGGGGCTGCTGCACGACACGATCGAGGACACCGCGACGACGGAGATGCAGCTGCGCGCCGAGTTCGGCGAGGAGATCGCGATGCTCGTCATGGGCGTCACCAAGCTCGACGCCCTCAAGTTCGAGTCGCGCGACGAGGCGCAGGCCGAGAACTGGCGCAAGATGCTGCTCGCCACCGCGCAGGACATCCGCGTCATCGTGGTCAAGCTCGCCGACCGCCTGCACAACATGAAGACGCTGAACTTCCTCAAGCGCGAGAAGCAGGAGCGCATCGCCGCCGAGACGATGGCCCTCTACGCCCCGCTCGCCCACCGCCTGGGCATGTTCAAGCTCAAGGGCGAGCTCGAGGACCTCGCCTTCCGGTACCTCTACCCCGAGGAGCACCTCGAGCTCTCGCAGAAGGTCGCCGCCCTCGTCGCCGGCAGCGAGAAGAACCTCACAGAGACCCGCGCCGCCATCGAGAAGGTGCTCGCCGGCACGAACATCCCCTGCCGCATCCTCGCCCGCAGCAAGACGCTGTGGTCGATCTACGGCAAGATGGGCCGGCAGCAGAAGCCGTTCGAGGAGATCCAGGACGCCCTCGGCGTGCGCCTGATCACCGACACCGTCGCCAACTGCTACGCGCTGCTCGGCATCATCCACACGAACTTCAAGCCCGTGGCGGGCTCCTTCACCGACTACATCTCGACGCCGAAGCTGAACCTGTACCGGTCGCTGCACACGACGATCGTCAGCCCGACCGGGGAGCTCGTCGAGATCCAGATCCGCACCGAGGAGATGCATCGCTCCTCCGAGTACGGCATCGCCGCGCACTGGCGCTACAAGACCGGCGAGTCGGCGCGCGACGCGCACATGGAGGAGAAGCTCAACTGGCTGCGGCAGTGGATGGAGTGGCTCCAGGACTTGAACTCCCCCCGCGAGTTCCTCGACTCCCTCAAGACCGACCTCGAGTTCGACCAGGTCTTCGTCTTCACGCCCGCCGGCGAGGTGAAGGTCCTGCCCGCGGGCGCCACCCCGCTCGACTTCGCTTTCGCCGTGCACACGCAGGTCGGCATGGCCTGCGTCGGGGCCCAGGTCAACAACAAGATGGTCAAGCTCGACATGGCGCTCAAATCCGGCGACATCTGCAAGATCATCACCAAGAAGGGCTCGATGCCGAAGAAGGACTGGCTCAACTACGTCAAGACCGCCCGCGCCCGCTCCAAGCTCCGCCACTACCTGAGGGAGCAGGGGATCGTCGCATGA
- a CDS encoding 50S ribosomal protein L28, translating to MSFKCQIPGCGKGPKSGNSYSHSHKATRRIFRPNLQRQKVAIEGKTQTVYVCTDCIKSGRAVRPTR from the coding sequence ATGTCATTCAAATGTCAGATTCCCGGTTGCGGAAAAGGTCCCAAGTCCGGCAACAGCTACAGCCATTCGCATAAGGCCACCCGCCGCATCTTCCGCCCGAACCTTCAGAGGCAGAAGGTCGCGATCGAGGGCAAGACGCAGACGGTTTACGTGTGCACGGACTGCATCAAGTCGGGCCGCGCGGTTCGCCCGACTCGATAA
- the recG gene encoding ATP-dependent DNA helicase RecG codes for MSDQGLGAPIQYLKGVGPRRAVLFEHLGVRTLGDLLTHYPRLWQDRHETQDLKAPQGGLIVLRGRVLRASRHGAGPTLGIYRATLATAHGKVECLWFKHLSRSYDAFASLKAEASEGADLWVIGRAEPDLTGVREIRVDEHYPLSDERWRMHAGRITPIYALTEGLTQRFVREAAHKALELSADSARDVVPAELTAKRQLLAASQALRGIHFPRSEAELEAARARLAYEELLLLELAWILKRRQTRGLLKRFSYEVKRTLLTPFREKAGFEFTRAQKRVINEIFDDMRKPYPMTRLLQGDVGSGKTVVALSALLLAVENGGQGALMAPTEILADQHRATLDRFLKGLPVKVASLTSRVPKKEREKILKAVQAGEIDILVGTHALLESGIQFPKLRLAVIDEQHRFGVRQRTTLRQKGNLIDLLVMTATPIPRTLALSLYGDLEASTIDEMPPGRTPIKTFFSPEDEAFEAVRREIKAGRQAYVVYPIIEESANQDLQSAKAEYERIKTTIFPATEVGLIHGALSGKAKSAVMKDFSAGKTKILVATQVIEVGIDVPNATVMVIQNADRFGLASLHQLRGRIGRGGAESYCHLVGDPRTEHARARLDIMTATSDGFKIGEEDLKLRGPGELLGTAQSGELALAVADLFKDAALLAFARADADEVLQADPRLQAAGHRAVRERLIALYQSRWNWIDLA; via the coding sequence GTGAGCGATCAGGGTCTCGGCGCGCCCATCCAGTACCTGAAGGGGGTCGGCCCCCGTCGGGCGGTGCTCTTCGAGCACCTGGGCGTCAGGACCCTGGGCGACCTGCTCACCCATTATCCCCGCCTCTGGCAGGACCGGCACGAGACGCAGGACCTGAAGGCGCCCCAAGGCGGCCTCATCGTGCTCCGCGGCCGCGTCCTGCGCGCCTCCAGGCACGGCGCCGGCCCGACCTTGGGCATCTACCGGGCGACCTTGGCCACCGCGCACGGCAAGGTCGAGTGCCTGTGGTTCAAGCACCTCTCGCGCAGCTATGACGCCTTCGCGTCGCTGAAGGCCGAGGCGTCCGAAGGCGCCGACCTCTGGGTCATCGGCCGCGCCGAGCCGGACCTCACCGGTGTGCGCGAGATCCGCGTCGACGAGCACTACCCGCTGTCCGACGAGCGCTGGCGGATGCACGCGGGCCGCATCACGCCGATCTACGCGTTGACCGAGGGCCTGACGCAGCGCTTCGTGCGCGAGGCCGCGCACAAGGCCCTCGAGCTCTCCGCCGACTCCGCGCGCGACGTCGTGCCCGCGGAGCTGACGGCCAAGCGCCAGCTGCTCGCCGCCTCGCAGGCCCTGCGCGGCATCCACTTCCCGCGCTCGGAGGCCGAGCTCGAGGCCGCGCGCGCGCGCCTCGCCTACGAGGAGCTCCTGCTGCTCGAGCTGGCCTGGATCCTCAAGCGCCGCCAGACGCGCGGCCTGCTCAAGCGGTTCTCCTACGAGGTCAAGCGGACCTTGCTGACGCCCTTCCGCGAGAAGGCGGGCTTCGAGTTCACGCGCGCCCAGAAGCGGGTCATCAACGAGATCTTCGATGACATGCGCAAGCCCTATCCGATGACGCGCCTGCTGCAGGGCGACGTCGGCTCGGGCAAGACGGTCGTCGCGCTGTCCGCCCTCCTTCTGGCCGTGGAGAACGGGGGCCAGGGCGCGCTGATGGCTCCCACGGAGATCCTCGCCGACCAGCACCGCGCCACCCTCGACCGGTTTTTGAAAGGCCTTCCGGTGAAAGTCGCGTCCTTGACCTCGCGGGTTCCCAAAAAAGAGCGCGAGAAGATATTGAAGGCGGTACAGGCGGGGGAGATCGACATACTCGTCGGCACCCACGCCCTGCTCGAGAGCGGCATCCAGTTCCCGAAGCTGCGCCTGGCCGTCATCGACGAGCAGCATCGTTTCGGAGTGCGCCAGCGCACGACCTTGCGCCAAAAAGGGAACCTGATCGATCTTCTCGTCATGACCGCGACGCCGATCCCGCGCACCTTGGCGCTGTCGCTCTACGGCGACCTCGAGGCCTCGACGATCGACGAGATGCCGCCGGGGCGCACCCCGATCAAGACCTTCTTCTCGCCGGAAGACGAGGCCTTCGAGGCCGTCCGCCGCGAGATCAAGGCGGGACGCCAGGCCTACGTGGTCTACCCGATCATCGAAGAGTCGGCGAACCAGGACCTGCAGTCGGCGAAGGCGGAATACGAACGGATCAAAACGACGATTTTTCCGGCGACGGAAGTGGGACTCATCCACGGCGCCTTATCGGGAAAGGCGAAAAGCGCGGTTATGAAGGATTTCTCCGCGGGAAAGACGAAGATACTCGTCGCGACCCAGGTCATCGAGGTCGGCATCGACGTGCCCAACGCGACGGTCATGGTCATCCAGAACGCCGACCGCTTCGGCCTGGCGAGCCTGCACCAGCTGCGCGGCCGCATCGGCCGCGGCGGCGCCGAGTCCTACTGCCACCTCGTCGGCGACCCGCGCACCGAGCACGCCCGCGCGCGCCTCGACATCATGACCGCCACCTCCGACGGGTTCAAGATCGGCGAGGAGGACCTCAAGCTGCGCGGGCCGGGCGAGCTGCTCGGCACCGCGCAGAGCGGCGAGCTCGCCCTCGCGGTCGCCGACCTGTTCAAGGACGCGGCGCTGCTCGCCTTCGCCCGCGCCGACGCCGACGAGGTGCTCCAGGCCGACCCCCGCCTGCAGGCCGCGGGCCACCGCGCCGTCCGCGAGCGCCTCATCGCCCTGTACCAGAGCCGCTGGAACTGGATCGACCTCGCCTAG
- a CDS encoding VOC family protein, which yields MSKHAPAAPQTPKHIPAGYNTLTTALVFKDARKAIAFYKKAFGAQERTVLDGPDGTVLHAELKIGDSVFMLGEENPAWPEHKSAESGGNAGCFSLNLYVPNTDAAFKQAVAAGATAVEPPKDAFWGDRYGRVVDPFGYTWGILTHVKDVPPEQMQKAALEFADRALAGKD from the coding sequence ATGTCCAAGCACGCCCCCGCAGCCCCGCAGACTCCCAAGCACATCCCCGCCGGCTACAACACTCTCACGACCGCTCTCGTGTTCAAGGACGCGAGGAAGGCGATCGCGTTCTACAAGAAGGCGTTCGGCGCGCAGGAAAGGACCGTGCTCGACGGCCCGGACGGGACGGTCCTGCACGCCGAGCTCAAGATCGGCGATTCCGTCTTCATGCTCGGCGAGGAGAACCCCGCCTGGCCCGAGCACAAGTCCGCCGAATCGGGCGGCAACGCGGGCTGCTTCTCCCTGAACCTCTACGTCCCGAACACGGACGCCGCGTTCAAACAGGCCGTCGCCGCCGGCGCGACCGCCGTCGAGCCGCCGAAGGACGCGTTCTGGGGCGACCGCTACGGCCGCGTCGTCGACCCGTTCGGCTACACTTGGGGGATCCTCACGCACGTCAAGGACGTCCCTCCCGAGCAGATGCAGAAGGCCGCCCTGGAGTTCGCCGACCGGGCCCTCGCCGGCAAGGATTAG
- a CDS encoding phosphatidylserine/phosphatidylglycerophosphate/cardiolipin synthase family protein has translation MRDRAALLTALLVLGPSAARAGVVAGLRTLPGAPVPVLTLSAPLVRPTVLPVGLMPSLAPALAVPSPLLAAPALAMPAVPVAAAPVPASAVRSLNAMGEALPALRAPALTEMSLRVSAGAAFDGAAPVPGAVDPAPAPAVDAFVRELLVVLIKAGGDPTKAEKELIDVLARAHAAGQLGPVLQALVADPRVIPHLPPMPAEKRALYAAQFAFMVGAELEGAGRIPGTKPFESWDDMSRRQSARISGSAFAPRGPGEASLFSEPGFVKEYEALTGAAFAGGNSAVPLIDGPASFKVRFGLMRKAKKSIHIQSWAFYDDATGNAAADLLIAKKKEGLDVKIMVDGKTTAAHGAAVLARMAAAGIEIVLFNDAARKYDGLHTKILLVDGVHAIVGGMNFGDDYSHMGAGKKWRDTDLYYRGRVVGQTARFMAALWNAQVAAQGLPHGLMTPQAVRPASGKARMSFLADDPEGEATIMLAYLKAISGASRVINIENAYLITMPQLREALLGALRRGVKVNILTNSAESIDEPIVIAPILASLPELTAAGAAVGLKRGDTVHSKFMTVDGLFSIVGSFNLHPRSIRYEFELIVGALDARVAARLDAAFAADMAAALPVTDPAALAIPDSPLNRIVRRYLYNQL, from the coding sequence ATGAGAGACCGCGCGGCTTTGCTGACGGCGCTCCTCGTCCTGGGGCCCTCCGCCGCCCGGGCCGGCGTCGTCGCCGGCCTGAGGACGCTCCCCGGCGCGCCCGTCCCCGTGCTCACGCTCTCCGCGCCGCTCGTCCGGCCGACGGTCCTGCCCGTCGGATTGATGCCGTCGCTCGCCCCGGCCCTCGCCGTCCCGAGCCCGCTGCTCGCCGCGCCCGCGCTCGCGATGCCGGCGGTCCCCGTCGCCGCCGCTCCCGTCCCAGCGAGCGCCGTCCGCTCGCTGAACGCGATGGGGGAGGCACTCCCCGCGCTCCGGGCGCCCGCGCTCACCGAGATGTCCCTGCGCGTCTCGGCCGGGGCGGCCTTCGACGGCGCGGCCCCCGTCCCGGGCGCCGTCGACCCGGCGCCTGCCCCCGCGGTCGACGCCTTCGTCCGCGAGCTGCTCGTCGTGCTGATTAAGGCCGGCGGCGACCCGACGAAGGCCGAAAAAGAACTCATCGACGTCCTCGCCCGGGCCCACGCGGCGGGTCAGCTCGGCCCGGTCCTGCAGGCGCTCGTCGCCGACCCGCGCGTGATCCCGCACCTGCCGCCGATGCCGGCGGAGAAGCGCGCGCTGTACGCGGCCCAGTTCGCCTTCATGGTCGGCGCCGAGCTCGAGGGCGCGGGCCGCATCCCCGGCACCAAGCCCTTCGAGTCCTGGGACGACATGTCCCGGCGCCAGTCGGCCCGGATCTCCGGGAGCGCCTTCGCCCCGCGCGGCCCCGGCGAGGCGTCCCTGTTCTCGGAGCCCGGTTTCGTGAAGGAGTACGAGGCCCTGACCGGCGCCGCGTTCGCCGGCGGCAACTCGGCCGTGCCGCTCATCGACGGCCCCGCCTCCTTCAAGGTCCGCTTCGGCCTGATGCGCAAGGCGAAGAAGAGCATCCACATCCAAAGCTGGGCCTTCTACGACGACGCCACCGGCAACGCCGCCGCCGATCTGCTCATCGCGAAGAAGAAGGAAGGCCTCGACGTGAAGATCATGGTCGACGGCAAGACCACCGCCGCCCACGGCGCCGCCGTGCTGGCGCGCATGGCCGCGGCGGGCATCGAGATCGTGCTCTTCAACGACGCGGCCCGCAAGTACGACGGCCTTCACACGAAGATCCTGCTGGTCGACGGCGTGCACGCGATCGTCGGCGGCATGAACTTCGGCGACGACTACTCGCACATGGGCGCCGGCAAGAAGTGGCGCGACACCGACCTGTACTACCGCGGCCGCGTCGTCGGCCAGACCGCGCGCTTCATGGCCGCCCTGTGGAACGCGCAGGTCGCCGCGCAGGGCCTGCCGCACGGCTTGATGACCCCGCAGGCCGTCCGCCCCGCCTCCGGCAAGGCGCGAATGTCCTTCCTCGCCGACGACCCCGAGGGCGAGGCGACCATCATGCTCGCCTACCTGAAGGCCATCTCGGGCGCCTCCCGCGTCATCAACATCGAGAACGCCTATCTGATCACGATGCCCCAGCTGCGCGAGGCCCTGCTGGGGGCGCTGCGCCGCGGCGTGAAGGTCAACATCCTGACCAACTCCGCGGAGAGCATCGACGAGCCGATCGTCATCGCCCCCATCCTCGCGAGCCTGCCCGAGTTGACCGCCGCGGGCGCCGCGGTCGGCCTCAAGCGCGGCGACACCGTGCACAGCAAGTTCATGACCGTCGACGGCCTGTTCTCCATCGTCGGCTCCTTCAACCTGCACCCGCGCAGCATCCGCTACGAGTTCGAGCTGATCGTCGGCGCCCTCGACGCGCGCGTCGCGGCCCGCCTCGACGCCGCCTTCGCCGCCGACATGGCCGCCGCCCTGCCCGTGACCGACCCCGCCGCGCTGGCGATCCCCGATTCCCCCCTGAACCGGATCGTGCGGCGCTACCTGTACAACCAGCTGTAG